AACCATAAAGTCCGGAAATTTTAAATCCTTCGCCAAACTCAACGCCTTTTATGGCAGGGATACTTACAATAGCTCGTGAGAGTCTCCCATCTAAACGCCTGTCCCACGAAATATAACTTCCAAGGCCCGGAGGACAACCATAAACCAATACCTCGAAAATACCGCCCAGCGAATCTTTGGCTAAAGAAGCGGCTTCTATCTCTTTTAACATTTCGGTTTCCGCTTTTTTATCAAAACATCTGACCGGAGATAAATCAATCTTAGATAACTCACTTGGCTTCGGTGATACTTTAAGAGATGTAGAACATGACCCTATTCTGACAACGTGACTCAATATTTTTATATCTAATTCATTCAAGAGTAATTTGGCAAATGCTCCCACAGCAACCCTTGCCGCGGTTTCCCGAGCGCTTGCCCGCTCTAAAACATTGCGGATATCGTCAAAATTCATCTTAAAAATTCCCGCTAAATCTGCGTGGCCCGGCCGAGGTTTAGTAATTTTTTCCGGCTTTCGCTCAGTTTCCTCGCTGGACATAACTTCTAACCAGTTTTCCCAATCTCTGTTTTTAATTAAAAACGAAATTGGACTACCTAAAGTTTTACCAGCTCTCACACCGGCAATTATTTCAATTTCATCTTTTTCAATTTTCATGCGGCCGCCACGGCCAACACCCATTTGCCTTCTTGAAAGCTCCTCGTTTATAAAATGTCTTGAAACCTCAAGGCCGGAGGGCAATCCCTCAATTATGGCAGTTAACCCCGGACCATGTGATTCTCCAGCCGTCATATATCTCAACATTTGCTCACCTCATTAATAAAAATTTTTTAATTAATTTATT
This sequence is a window from Candidatus Oleimmundimicrobium sp.. Protein-coding genes within it:
- the aroC gene encoding chorismate synthase codes for the protein MLRYMTAGESHGPGLTAIIEGLPSGLEVSRHFINEELSRRQMGVGRGGRMKIEKDEIEIIAGVRAGKTLGSPISFLIKNRDWENWLEVMSSEETERKPEKITKPRPGHADLAGIFKMNFDDIRNVLERASARETAARVAVGAFAKLLLNELDIKILSHVVRIGSCSTSLKVSPKPSELSKIDLSPVRCFDKKAETEMLKEIEAASLAKDSLGGIFEVLVYGCPPGLGSYISWDRRLDGRLSRAIVSIPAIKGVEFGEGFKISGLYGSKAHDEIFYDGSKGFYRKTNRAGGLEGGMTNGEPILIRAAMKPIPTLSKPLKTVDIVTKKLVSALKERADVCAVPAAAVVGEAVTAFEIANALIEKFGGDSILELKRNYEGYLKQIADACPPLAGQIADSKKRVRSGLRIKE